In the genome of Armatimonadota bacterium, one region contains:
- a CDS encoding bifunctional nuclease family protein, whose translation MPDEQPDDQGEFENPPSFFPYDEESIVEGHHPGDYGEPVSVQVEAVFRTVAGDTEQHFVLLTDSDRKLPIMIGPFEAASIAYALEGQHPDRPMTHDLFKSLLVKLDATLDRIVIDDLWGSTYYAKIYIRQGEEEAEIDSRPSDAIALAVRLDAPIFVADGILDQAQT comes from the coding sequence ATGCCGGACGAGCAGCCCGACGATCAAGGTGAATTCGAAAACCCGCCGTCGTTCTTCCCTTATGACGAAGAGTCGATCGTCGAAGGGCACCATCCGGGCGATTACGGCGAACCTGTCTCCGTTCAGGTCGAGGCGGTCTTCCGGACGGTCGCTGGAGACACCGAACAGCACTTCGTCCTGCTCACCGATTCCGACCGGAAGCTACCGATCATGATCGGGCCGTTCGAGGCGGCCTCGATCGCCTACGCCCTTGAGGGCCAGCATCCGGACAGGCCGATGACCCACGACCTGTTCAAGAGCCTGTTGGTAAAGCTTGACGCGACACTGGACAGGATCGTCATCGACGACCTGTGGGGTTCGACCTACTACGCCAAGATCTATATCCGACAGGGCGAAGAGGAGGCCGAGATCGACAGCCGGCCTTCGGACGCGATCGCCCTGGCCGTCCGGCTGGACGCTCCGATCTTCGTCGCGGACGGGATCCTCGACCAGGCCCAGACGTGA
- the carB gene encoding carbamoyl-phosphate synthase large subunit codes for MKPTVLVLGSGPIRIGQGIEFDYSCVHCVWALRKAGYRAVIVNNNPETVSTDFDTGDGLYFEPVTLEDVLRIVAHEKADGVVVQFGGQTAINLAAGIEAAGVKVFGTQPAAIAAAEDRDQFERLLTKLGVPKPAGRAVRSLDEARLVAAEVGYPVLVRPSFVLGGRAMDIVFDEGQLSGFYQEAEDANPGQPVLVDKYVLGKEAEVDVISDGEDTLVPGIMEHVERAGVHSGDSMAVFPPVSLSLDVQWRMVEIACLTARELGVKGVMNIQFVVENDEVSVIEVNPRASRTVPYLSKVTGVPMVALATRTMMGGTLKDLGYGSGLWCRGPADGGGPRAVGKDEFLAGRCRQSNLFAVKAPVFSFQKLAKVEPSLGPEMKSTGEVLGIDTSYESALYKALVSSGVTFKRKGQVIVTVADADKAAIVPIAADLAARGYSLAATGGTHDALTAGGVKAERLNKIQQGSPNILERLFHGEVSLMINTPGPANLATADAARIRRACIETGVACVTSIDTAAALAKALAVFEDPSLSECRTVTEYLAL; via the coding sequence ATGAAACCCACCGTCCTTGTCCTGGGCTCCGGCCCGATCCGCATCGGACAGGGGATCGAATTCGACTATTCGTGCGTCCACTGCGTCTGGGCGTTGCGGAAGGCGGGCTATCGCGCCGTGATCGTCAACAACAATCCGGAGACGGTCAGCACGGACTTCGACACGGGCGACGGCCTGTACTTCGAGCCCGTGACCCTTGAGGACGTCCTTCGGATCGTGGCCCACGAGAAGGCGGACGGCGTCGTCGTCCAGTTCGGCGGTCAGACAGCGATCAATCTGGCTGCCGGGATCGAAGCCGCCGGAGTCAAGGTGTTCGGCACTCAACCGGCTGCGATCGCGGCGGCCGAAGACAGGGACCAGTTCGAGCGCCTTTTGACGAAACTCGGCGTTCCGAAACCGGCGGGCCGGGCCGTCAGGTCTCTCGACGAAGCGCGGCTCGTCGCGGCGGAAGTCGGTTACCCCGTCCTCGTGCGTCCCAGCTTCGTCCTCGGCGGCCGCGCGATGGACATCGTCTTCGACGAGGGCCAGTTAAGCGGGTTCTATCAGGAGGCCGAAGACGCGAACCCGGGGCAGCCCGTGCTCGTGGACAAGTACGTCCTGGGCAAAGAGGCCGAAGTCGACGTCATCTCCGACGGCGAGGATACGCTCGTGCCCGGCATCATGGAGCACGTCGAACGGGCCGGGGTCCACAGCGGCGACTCGATGGCGGTCTTTCCGCCGGTCAGCCTCAGCCTGGACGTGCAGTGGCGCATGGTCGAAATCGCCTGCCTGACCGCCCGCGAACTGGGTGTCAAAGGCGTCATGAACATCCAGTTCGTCGTCGAAAACGACGAGGTTTCCGTGATCGAGGTGAATCCGCGCGCGAGCCGGACGGTGCCTTACTTGAGCAAAGTGACGGGCGTTCCGATGGTGGCCCTGGCGACCCGGACGATGATGGGCGGCACGCTCAAAGATCTGGGGTACGGGAGCGGTTTATGGTGCCGTGGCCCGGCCGACGGGGGCGGGCCGAGGGCGGTGGGCAAGGACGAGTTCCTTGCGGGACGGTGTCGCCAGTCGAACCTCTTCGCCGTAAAAGCGCCCGTCTTCAGTTTCCAGAAACTAGCGAAGGTCGAGCCCTCCCTCGGGCCGGAGATGAAGTCGACAGGCGAAGTCCTTGGTATCGATACGTCCTACGAGTCAGCCTTATACAAAGCGTTGGTCTCTAGCGGAGTGACCTTTAAACGCAAGGGTCAAGTGATCGTGACCGTGGCGGACGCCGACAAGGCGGCGATCGTCCCGATCGCCGCCGACCTGGCGGCACGCGGCTATTCCTTAGCGGCGACGGGCGGGACACACGACGCGTTGACGGCAGGCGGAGTCAAAGCCGAGCGGCTCAACAAGATCCAGCAAGGTTCGCCGAACATCCTGGAGAGGCTGTTCCACGGCGAAGTCAGCCTGATGATCAATACTCCCGGACCGGCCAACCTTGCAACGGCCGACGCGGCCCGGATCCGGAGGGCCTGCATCGAGACGGGCGTGGCCTGTGTCACGAGCATCGATACGGCGGCGGCCCTGGCCAAGGCCCTTGCCGTCTTCGAAGACCCGTCGCTGTCCGAATGCCGGACGGTCACGGAATATTTGGCCCTTTAG
- a CDS encoding beta-galactosidase — translation MSAVLFTLCAASATTLVGPPRSEHPRPDWRRPEWTSLNGLWQFAETDDNGDQSWLGDKDFPDTVSVPFCRESALSGLGRRGFVKNVWYKRSFRRPEHWLSARTVLHIGASDWRTMVWLNGRKVGTHTGGSAPIDMDVTDSLKAGDNTLIVHVFDDTRSGVQALGKQCPELNSYGCLYTRTTGIWQSVWLEGVGASSVSQAHLRTSDPKTGRVKYDLTLSRAEVGQRVVAEIFEGSTAVAAKSFPVDSGGRAVVDLRVPRPRSWEPGRAFLYPVRFTVFGKDGKALESVDTYVGLRDIKVDGRAILINGKRVFQRLVLDQGFYPDGVWTAPSDAALKRDIELSMAAGFNGARLHEKVFEPRFLYWADKLGYLVWGEFPNWGLDYKKKEIERPVTDEWKEIVVRDRNHPSIVGWCPFNETPGEAVWLQNPIVAMTKTLDPTRPVIDSSGYAHGLPEPEVLDAHDYDQNPVTFKQRWDSAVGSSGLPARYGSGTGKGVPFMVSEYGGIGWATGAGWGYGDSPKSMGQFYARFKGLSDALLDNRNMFGFCYTQLTDVEQERNGVYTFDRKPKFDVKWLHRILSRPAAIEKQGPDVGPSQDDWKVLVRSARDEGGTAWKSTTEKPPADWAGRSFADASWYVSPGGFGSKGGFEKDIVTAWTTPDIWLRQAFKAPSSKVNKALLVVHYDNAAEVYVNGKRVWASARGAWNDGYQGFDVTDAVKGALRTGGNLIAVHCHQDTGGQFIDLALLVR, via the coding sequence ATGTCCGCGGTCCTTTTCACGCTCTGCGCCGCGAGCGCGACGACCCTTGTCGGTCCACCCCGGTCCGAGCACCCTCGCCCGGACTGGCGACGGCCAGAGTGGACCAGTCTGAACGGTCTTTGGCAGTTCGCCGAAACGGACGATAACGGCGACCAGAGTTGGCTCGGCGATAAGGACTTCCCGGATACGGTCTCGGTCCCGTTTTGCCGCGAAAGTGCTTTGAGCGGGTTGGGGCGGAGGGGGTTCGTCAAGAACGTCTGGTACAAGCGGTCCTTCCGGCGGCCCGAGCATTGGCTCTCGGCTCGGACCGTCCTCCATATCGGGGCCTCTGACTGGCGCACGATGGTATGGCTGAACGGCCGGAAGGTCGGTACTCACACGGGAGGTTCGGCACCGATCGACATGGACGTCACAGACTCTCTGAAGGCCGGTGACAACACGCTGATCGTCCACGTTTTCGACGATACGCGCAGTGGCGTGCAAGCACTCGGAAAACAGTGTCCGGAGTTGAACAGCTACGGGTGCCTCTACACGAGGACAACGGGCATCTGGCAAAGCGTGTGGCTGGAGGGGGTCGGTGCCAGTTCTGTCTCGCAGGCCCACTTGCGTACGAGCGACCCCAAAACGGGGCGTGTCAAGTACGACCTGACCTTGAGCCGTGCAGAAGTCGGACAACGGGTCGTGGCCGAGATCTTTGAAGGAAGCACCGCCGTTGCGGCAAAGTCGTTCCCCGTCGACTCGGGCGGCCGAGCGGTCGTCGATCTCCGGGTGCCTCGCCCCCGATCGTGGGAGCCGGGACGGGCTTTTCTCTATCCGGTCCGGTTCACAGTCTTCGGGAAGGACGGAAAGGCCTTGGAATCCGTCGACACGTACGTCGGCCTTAGGGACATCAAGGTCGACGGTCGGGCCATCCTGATCAACGGCAAGCGGGTCTTCCAACGTCTCGTGCTCGATCAGGGCTTTTATCCCGACGGTGTCTGGACGGCCCCTTCGGACGCGGCCCTCAAGCGCGACATCGAACTTTCGATGGCGGCCGGGTTCAACGGTGCGCGTTTGCACGAGAAGGTCTTCGAACCCCGCTTCCTGTACTGGGCCGACAAGCTGGGCTACCTGGTCTGGGGCGAGTTCCCGAACTGGGGACTGGACTACAAGAAGAAGGAGATCGAGCGTCCCGTCACCGACGAGTGGAAAGAGATCGTCGTCCGCGACCGCAACCACCCGAGCATCGTCGGTTGGTGCCCGTTCAACGAGACTCCCGGGGAAGCCGTATGGCTCCAAAACCCGATCGTCGCCATGACGAAGACGTTGGACCCGACTCGGCCCGTCATCGACAGCAGCGGCTACGCTCACGGACTCCCCGAACCCGAGGTCCTCGACGCCCACGACTATGATCAGAACCCGGTCACCTTCAAGCAACGTTGGGACAGTGCCGTCGGAAGCAGCGGACTCCCCGCGCGATACGGGTCAGGAACAGGGAAGGGCGTACCGTTCATGGTCAGCGAATACGGCGGGATCGGTTGGGCGACCGGTGCGGGGTGGGGATACGGCGACTCGCCGAAATCCATGGGCCAGTTCTATGCGCGCTTCAAGGGCCTGAGCGACGCGCTTCTCGACAACCGCAACATGTTCGGTTTCTGCTACACGCAATTGACCGATGTGGAGCAAGAGAGGAACGGCGTCTACACATTCGACAGAAAACCTAAGTTCGACGTGAAATGGCTTCACCGCATCTTGTCGCGCCCTGCCGCCATCGAAAAGCAAGGACCGGACGTCGGACCGTCCCAGGACGATTGGAAAGTCCTTGTGAGGTCGGCTCGCGACGAAGGCGGAACGGCTTGGAAATCGACGACCGAGAAGCCGCCGGCCGACTGGGCCGGACGGTCGTTCGCAGACGCGTCGTGGTACGTCTCGCCCGGAGGGTTCGGCAGTAAAGGGGGGTTCGAAAAGGACATCGTCACGGCTTGGACGACACCGGACATTTGGCTCCGACAGGCTTTCAAGGCCCCTTCGTCCAAGGTCAATAAGGCCTTGCTCGTCGTCCACTACGACAATGCGGCGGAGGTTTACGTCAATGGAAAACGGGTCTGGGCTTCGGCACGAGGGGCCTGGAACGACGGATACCAGGGTTTCGACGTCACCGACGCAGTCAAAGGTGCCCTGCGGACCGGAGGCAACCTGATCGCAGTCCACTGTCACCAGGACACGGGCGGCCAGTTCATCGACCTGGCCCTCCTCGTCAGGTAG
- a CDS encoding MmgE/PrpD family protein, translated as MSTSVTLPRDSNQALGLGQFALDFVSGKLGPGPSEAVLKRTRWFHTDSVLCGLSALALQTNAPTVLRNEALDYRCADPGRSAFVFGSNQQVWAEKAIAANCSAVREWDSNGTNFGYRPETGHTAGEFGHNDFYPVVVAACQQRELDGATALRAMVLLDEIRGRLAEVFSLKSYKIDHVVHGAIASAATYGALMGATAEQIESAIGMVVAHYVPWRAIRAGKQLSDSKGASAALSTEAAVLSVKRSMAGFVGPRDVFRNPEAIFRFFEPTTQGAERWKEQGDAPFDLVLSHTGDDFAVMGMHFKLGLYEHQSAGALQAVIDLLAANPALLDDPQGGAIGEIVIVAYEPAFGIIGNPMKKNPTTRQSADHSMAYIVSTLVRKALEHKSGLMTESTSDDWWKALMLSPYDYKVDDSAVFHPVTRKLMDKITFTHGGPEYDAKYPDGIPTSVKIDGHDSGLVMYPAGHARNTSADLEGILRHKWGMLGAIAFPDGADVSEPLEKLETVGSMEPYAMAGLYEFEVASRPGYE; from the coding sequence ATGTCGACGTCGGTCACACTGCCTCGCGATTCGAACCAAGCCCTCGGACTGGGCCAATTCGCCCTCGATTTCGTTTCCGGAAAGCTGGGGCCAGGGCCGAGCGAGGCCGTCCTGAAACGGACGAGGTGGTTCCACACCGACTCGGTTCTCTGCGGACTTTCGGCTCTAGCCCTACAGACCAACGCTCCCACGGTCCTCAGGAACGAGGCTCTGGACTATCGGTGTGCGGATCCGGGCCGGTCCGCCTTCGTGTTCGGCAGCAACCAACAAGTCTGGGCGGAAAAGGCGATCGCGGCCAACTGCTCGGCCGTGCGTGAATGGGACAGCAACGGGACGAACTTCGGCTACCGGCCGGAAACGGGCCACACGGCCGGCGAATTCGGGCACAACGACTTCTATCCGGTCGTGGTCGCCGCATGCCAACAACGCGAACTGGACGGAGCGACCGCCCTCCGTGCCATGGTGCTGCTCGACGAGATCCGAGGGCGACTGGCCGAGGTGTTCAGCCTCAAGAGCTATAAGATCGACCACGTCGTCCACGGCGCCATCGCCTCGGCCGCGACGTATGGCGCCCTGATGGGGGCGACCGCCGAACAGATCGAGAGCGCGATCGGTATGGTCGTGGCCCATTACGTGCCGTGGCGGGCGATACGGGCCGGAAAGCAGTTGTCCGACTCCAAAGGGGCGAGCGCGGCCCTTTCGACCGAAGCGGCCGTCCTGAGCGTGAAGCGGTCCATGGCGGGTTTCGTCGGCCCGCGCGACGTCTTTCGGAACCCAGAAGCGATCTTCCGGTTCTTCGAGCCGACGACTCAGGGGGCCGAGCGCTGGAAAGAGCAGGGCGACGCGCCCTTCGACCTTGTCCTGTCCCACACCGGAGACGACTTCGCCGTGATGGGCATGCACTTCAAGCTCGGGCTTTACGAGCATCAGAGCGCCGGCGCCCTTCAAGCGGTGATTGACCTTCTCGCCGCGAATCCGGCCCTGCTCGACGATCCTCAAGGAGGCGCCATCGGCGAGATCGTCATCGTAGCGTACGAACCCGCGTTCGGGATCATCGGCAATCCGATGAAGAAGAACCCCACGACCCGGCAAAGCGCCGACCACTCGATGGCCTACATCGTCTCCACGCTCGTCAGGAAGGCGCTCGAGCACAAGTCCGGGCTCATGACCGAAAGCACGTCGGACGATTGGTGGAAGGCGCTGATGCTCTCGCCTTACGACTACAAGGTCGACGACTCGGCCGTCTTCCATCCCGTCACACGCAAGCTGATGGACAAGATCACGTTCACGCACGGCGGTCCGGAGTACGACGCGAAGTACCCCGACGGCATCCCGACGTCGGTCAAAATCGACGGCCACGATTCCGGGCTCGTCATGTATCCGGCAGGGCACGCACGCAACACGTCAGCCGACCTGGAAGGGATCCTGCGGCACAAGTGGGGCATGCTCGGCGCCATCGCGTTTCCGGACGGTGCCGATGTCTCGGAACCGCTCGAAAAGTTGGAAACCGTCGGATCTATGGAGCCGTACGCCATGGCCGGGTTGTACGAATTCGAAGTCGCGTCCCGGCCAGGATACGAGTAG
- a CDS encoding acetyl-CoA carboxylase carboxyltransferase subunit alpha, whose protein sequence is MKPLLELEELITKLKSAAARETDAGRQDDLNAQIAKFEERHERIIDLMFSRLGAWEEVLLARADPRPYTLDYVNSIFTDFLELDGDRRNGADHAIVAGPAMLEGRPVVVVGHQKGRNIQERTFRNFAMAKPEGYRKAVRMFSMAERFRLPVVTFVDTPAADPGVESESRGISEAIAASMLAMFELTVPVVSVIIGEGGSGGAIGIACANKLFMQEHAVYSVIPPEGCAAILWRDPAKGPQAAAALRLTSRSALDLGLIDAILPEPKGSAYRNPLEAAETVRAAVTEALAELDAMSPEQVKRHRYDRFRAMGR, encoded by the coding sequence ATGAAACCGCTCCTAGAACTCGAGGAGCTGATCACGAAACTGAAGTCGGCTGCGGCCCGGGAGACGGACGCCGGCCGCCAGGACGACCTGAACGCTCAGATCGCCAAGTTCGAAGAGCGTCACGAACGGATCATCGACCTGATGTTCTCCCGGCTCGGCGCCTGGGAAGAGGTCTTGCTCGCCCGCGCCGACCCGAGACCGTACACGCTCGACTACGTCAATTCGATCTTCACCGACTTCCTTGAACTGGACGGCGACAGGCGGAACGGTGCGGACCATGCGATCGTCGCAGGGCCGGCGATGCTCGAGGGCCGACCGGTCGTCGTGGTGGGCCACCAGAAGGGCCGCAACATCCAAGAGCGGACGTTCCGGAACTTTGCCATGGCCAAACCGGAAGGGTATCGGAAGGCTGTCCGAATGTTCTCGATGGCCGAGCGGTTCCGGTTGCCCGTGGTGACGTTCGTCGACACGCCGGCGGCCGACCCCGGTGTCGAAAGCGAGAGCCGTGGGATCAGCGAGGCGATCGCGGCAAGCATGCTCGCGATGTTCGAACTGACCGTGCCCGTCGTGAGCGTCATCATCGGAGAGGGAGGCAGCGGCGGTGCGATCGGGATCGCCTGTGCGAACAAGCTGTTCATGCAAGAGCACGCGGTCTACTCCGTGATCCCGCCCGAAGGATGTGCGGCGATCTTATGGAGAGACCCGGCCAAGGGGCCCCAGGCTGCGGCCGCGCTCCGGTTGACGTCGCGTTCGGCCCTCGATCTGGGCCTCATCGACGCCATATTGCCGGAACCCAAGGGCAGTGCTTACCGGAACCCGTTGGAAGCGGCCGAAACGGTCCGGGCCGCGGTCACGGAGGCCTTGGCCGAACTTGACGCGATGTCCCCGGAGCAGGTCAAGCGCCACCGTTATGACCGCTTCCGGGCGATGGGCCGCTGA
- the accD gene encoding acetyl-CoA carboxylase, carboxyltransferase subunit beta — protein sequence MRAGQPSAGRFVQCSHCKKTLFAAEFEANLKVCPYCSHHHRLTWRERIDWTFDEGSFTETDTDLVSGDPLQFPDYEPKRSSAEQKTGQADSIVSGLARLTGVALSVAISDFHFMGGSMGSVAGEKIARTLERGCEQRCPVVIFCASGGARMQEGLLSLMQMAKTTAAVERCRAEGVPYISVFTDPTMAGVLASYASVADVILAEPKALVGFAGARVSKQAQVVKAPDNFQQAEWVLECGMLDRIVERRDMRPTLGSLVRMLGAHLQGPAEVA from the coding sequence ATGCGAGCCGGACAGCCTTCTGCAGGACGATTCGTGCAGTGCTCCCACTGCAAGAAGACGCTCTTCGCAGCGGAGTTCGAAGCGAACCTGAAGGTCTGCCCCTACTGCAGCCACCATCACCGTCTGACGTGGCGCGAGCGCATCGATTGGACGTTCGACGAGGGCAGTTTCACCGAAACGGACACCGACCTCGTTTCGGGCGACCCGCTCCAGTTCCCCGATTACGAGCCGAAACGGTCTTCGGCCGAACAGAAGACGGGCCAAGCAGACAGCATCGTCTCGGGGCTTGCCCGGCTGACCGGGGTCGCTCTGAGCGTCGCGATATCCGACTTTCACTTTATGGGCGGTTCGATGGGTTCGGTCGCCGGAGAGAAGATCGCCCGAACGCTCGAACGCGGCTGTGAACAACGGTGTCCCGTAGTCATCTTCTGCGCAAGCGGCGGTGCGCGCATGCAAGAAGGACTGCTCAGCCTGATGCAGATGGCGAAGACGACCGCAGCCGTCGAACGGTGCCGCGCCGAGGGCGTCCCTTACATCAGCGTGTTCACCGATCCGACGATGGCGGGCGTGCTCGCGAGCTATGCCTCGGTCGCCGACGTGATCCTCGCCGAACCCAAAGCCTTGGTGGGGTTCGCAGGGGCGCGGGTCAGCAAACAGGCGCAGGTCGTCAAGGCGCCGGACAACTTCCAGCAGGCCGAATGGGTCTTGGAATGCGGCATGCTCGACCGGATCGTCGAGCGCCGGGACATGCGTCCGACCCTTGGCTCGCTCGTCCGGATGCTCGGCGCCCACTTGCAGGGTCCGGCGGAGGTGGCCTGA
- a CDS encoding YjbQ family protein, with translation MKAHTEYLWFETRNREEFVRITDEIEEIVQRSGVTDGMVLVSAMHITAAVYVNDWESGLIEDIHEWLKGLAPTKDYRHHRTGEDNGEAHLKNLLIHHQVVLPVTDGSLDLGPWQQVFYAEFDGRRRKRVVVKVMGIVV, from the coding sequence ATGAAGGCCCATACCGAATACCTCTGGTTCGAGACGCGCAACCGCGAGGAGTTCGTCCGGATCACCGACGAGATCGAGGAGATCGTCCAGCGGTCCGGAGTCACCGACGGCATGGTGCTTGTCAGCGCCATGCACATCACCGCAGCGGTCTACGTCAACGATTGGGAGAGCGGTCTGATCGAAGACATCCATGAGTGGCTGAAGGGACTGGCCCCCACCAAGGACTATCGGCACCATCGGACCGGCGAGGACAACGGCGAGGCCCACCTGAAGAACCTTCTGATCCACCACCAGGTGGTGTTGCCCGTCACGGACGGCTCGCTCGACCTGGGCCCGTGGCAGCAGGTCTTTTATGCCGAATTCGACGGCCGACGCCGGAAACGTGTCGTCGTCAAAGTCATGGGCATCGTGGTCTGA
- a CDS encoding HAD family phosphatase yields MTAPLLLDLDGTLIDSEPWYKGTEVDILNDLGVPITLPEMEEFTGLTLPVWLIRVEQRFGKAVEPAAFLEAYRPRMVAHVQNDIRLFPDAERFLESLDGRPAVLVTSSLKWYVDEVLERFPLIADSVSGVVCEADVTIGKPDPEPYVKAAQRLGVDPGTAWVVEDAPNGVKSGLDAGCQVAWMDRNGHPMPHDPHLTVHTFEEFSEALAKG; encoded by the coding sequence GTGACCGCTCCCCTCCTTCTCGACCTCGACGGGACGCTGATCGATTCGGAGCCATGGTACAAAGGCACCGAAGTCGACATCCTCAACGACCTCGGCGTCCCGATCACCTTGCCGGAAATGGAGGAGTTCACGGGTCTGACGCTGCCTGTCTGGCTGATCCGTGTCGAGCAGAGGTTCGGCAAGGCCGTGGAGCCGGCGGCGTTCCTCGAAGCCTATCGGCCTCGCATGGTCGCCCACGTGCAGAACGATATCCGGCTCTTTCCTGACGCAGAGCGGTTTCTGGAGTCCCTGGACGGTCGGCCGGCGGTTCTCGTCACATCGTCGCTCAAATGGTATGTGGACGAAGTCCTCGAGCGGTTCCCCTTGATCGCCGACAGCGTCTCGGGCGTCGTGTGCGAAGCCGACGTGACGATCGGCAAGCCTGATCCCGAACCCTACGTCAAAGCGGCCCAAAGGCTCGGTGTCGATCCGGGGACGGCGTGGGTCGTCGAGGACGCTCCGAACGGCGTCAAGTCGGGCCTCGACGCCGGTTGCCAGGTCGCGTGGATGGACCGGAACGGCCACCCGATGCCCCACGACCCGCACCTGACGGTCCACACGTTCGAGGAGTTCAGCGAAGCGCTCGCAAAAGGCTGA
- the leuB gene encoding 3-isopropylmalate dehydrogenase, producing MPYKVAVLPGDGIGPEVIDETVKVLRATGLQFEFEQGLLGGVAYDETGNPLPDDTVQLCRESDAVLMGAVGGPKWDKIEPVAMRPEIGGLLRLRRELDLYANIRPAKTLRPLLHASPLKEGRNLMDLVVVRELTGGIYFGEPRHRAADGSRAVDSCVYTRHEIERITYRAFDIARARNRQITSVDKANVLETSRLWREVVDGIAMDNPDVSVQHMLVDNCAMQLVRDPAQFDVILTENMFGDILSDEASMITGSLGLLPSASLGDMKSDKTFGLFEPIHGSAPDIAGQGRANPLAAVLSGAMMLRYAFGEKESADRIEAAVESALNEGLRTADIFESNTKLVSTGEMGDAVVAKMV from the coding sequence ATGCCTTATAAGGTCGCGGTGTTGCCGGGGGACGGCATCGGCCCGGAAGTGATCGACGAGACCGTCAAGGTCTTGCGGGCCACCGGGCTCCAGTTCGAATTCGAGCAAGGGCTCCTTGGGGGCGTGGCCTATGACGAAACCGGCAACCCGTTGCCGGACGACACGGTGCAACTGTGCCGCGAGAGCGACGCCGTCCTGATGGGGGCTGTCGGAGGTCCGAAGTGGGACAAGATCGAGCCTGTCGCGATGCGGCCCGAAATCGGCGGTCTGTTACGGCTGCGACGGGAGCTCGACTTGTACGCCAACATCCGGCCCGCCAAGACGTTAAGGCCGCTCTTGCACGCTTCGCCGCTCAAGGAAGGCCGTAACCTGATGGACCTCGTCGTCGTCCGGGAACTGACGGGCGGGATCTACTTCGGCGAACCGCGCCACCGTGCGGCCGATGGCTCGCGCGCGGTCGATTCGTGCGTCTACACCCGCCACGAAATCGAACGCATCACCTATCGAGCGTTCGATATCGCCCGGGCCAGGAACCGCCAGATCACGAGCGTGGACAAAGCCAACGTCCTTGAAACTTCCAGGCTGTGGCGCGAGGTCGTCGACGGCATCGCGATGGACAACCCTGACGTCAGCGTGCAGCACATGCTCGTCGACAACTGCGCGATGCAGCTCGTCCGCGACCCGGCCCAGTTCGACGTCATCCTCACCGAGAACATGTTCGGCGACATCCTGAGCGACGAAGCCTCCATGATCACAGGGTCGCTCGGACTGTTGCCGAGCGCCAGTCTCGGCGATATGAAGTCGGACAAAACGTTCGGACTCTTCGAGCCGATCCATGGTTCGGCACCGGACATTGCCGGTCAAGGCCGCGCCAATCCTCTCGCGGCCGTTCTCAGCGGCGCGATGATGCTCCGCTACGCTTTCGGCGAGAAGGAGTCGGCGGACAGGATCGAGGCCGCCGTCGAGTCGGCGCTCAACGAGGGCCTCCGGACGGCCGACATTTTCGAGTCCAACACCAAGCTGGTGAGCACCGGGGAAATGGGCGACGCCGTCGTCGCAAAAATGGTCTAG